In Wenyingzhuangia fucanilytica, the following are encoded in one genomic region:
- a CDS encoding thiamine phosphate synthase, with amino-acid sequence MIVLIAPETDIPNELEILHQLFQNGLEYYHFRKPHKNYQEHCEYLNQIDKQYHNRIVVHYFHELINEYNLKGIHFQEQKRRDVLSTEYKVQSTKTFLQNYAKSLNTQYSVLSTKSISSSFHEPEELQNCTFEFDYHLLSPVFSSISKQGYNGRGFDVNHIHKIIVGMGGVTTENLAEFNKLGFKGVGVLGGIWNSEKPVEDFVTMQTFFNVQLAKNN; translated from the coding sequence ATGATAGTTTTAATCGCACCAGAAACGGACATTCCAAACGAACTTGAAATACTGCATCAGTTATTTCAAAACGGATTGGAATATTATCATTTCAGGAAACCACACAAGAATTATCAAGAGCATTGTGAGTATTTAAATCAAATTGATAAACAATATCACAACCGAATTGTAGTCCATTATTTTCATGAGTTGATAAACGAATACAATCTAAAAGGAATTCATTTTCAGGAGCAAAAACGAAGAGACGTTTTGAGTACAGAGTACAAAGTACAAAGTACAAAGACTTTTTTGCAGAACTACGCTAAAAGCCTTAATACTCAATACTCAGTACTCAGTACTAAGAGCATAAGCTCTTCTTTTCATGAACCAGAAGAATTACAAAACTGTACGTTTGAGTTTGACTATCATTTACTAAGTCCTGTTTTCTCTTCTATTTCAAAACAAGGTTACAATGGCCGTGGTTTTGATGTCAATCACATCCATAAAATCATTGTAGGTATGGGAGGAGTAACAACAGAAAACTTAGCCGAATTTAACAAACTAGGTTTTAAAGGAGTGGGTGTTTTAGGTGGAATTTGGAATAGTGAAAAACCAGTAGAAGATTTTGTTACAATGCAAACATTTTTCAATGTACAATTAGCAAAGAACAATTAA
- a CDS encoding four helix bundle protein, which produces MSNNIILDKTYNFAIKIVKLSQYLVSEKKEYVLSKQILRSGTSVGANTEEAIGGFSKKDFIYKLNIAYKEARETKYWLRILKDTGYIESEEFEVLFDELEQILKILFTIIKKSKENGDG; this is translated from the coding sequence ATGAGTAACAATATTATTCTTGACAAAACGTACAATTTTGCAATTAAAATTGTGAAACTTTCTCAATATTTAGTAAGTGAGAAAAAAGAATACGTTTTATCTAAACAAATACTACGCTCAGGAACTTCTGTAGGAGCAAATACAGAAGAAGCTATTGGAGGTTTCTCTAAAAAAGACTTTATATATAAACTAAACATAGCTTACAAAGAAGCTAGAGAAACTAAATATTGGTTGAGAATTTTAAAAGACACAGGTTATATTGAGTCTGAAGAATTTGAGGTATTGTTTGATGAACTTGAGCAAATATTAAAAATACTATTTACAATTATCAAAAAATCAAAAGAAAATGGAGATGGATAG
- a CDS encoding hydroxymethylpyrimidine/phosphomethylpyrimidine kinase → MDRIDNYTLPTANCKYILTIAGHDPSGGAGLTSDIKTFEAHGFYGLSVCTAITVQNDIDFKECIWTEPKVILSQIETLFERFKIDIVKIGIIQSWQTLLDILLQLKHLNPEIKIVLDPIIKATTGFDFHTDENQDLLNKIWEQCYIITPNYNEIQLLYPEKDIEETTEHIASKTNIYLKGGHRKDKKGWDELYHSGIVMVNIPPNATKVSEKHGSGCVLSSALACSIGLEQELEDACKAAKHYTERFLNSNDSLLGTHKRMENTEVSN, encoded by the coding sequence ATGGATAGAATTGATAATTACACATTGCCAACTGCTAATTGTAAATACATATTAACTATTGCCGGTCACGATCCTTCAGGAGGTGCTGGATTGACTTCAGATATTAAAACATTTGAAGCACATGGTTTTTATGGCTTATCTGTTTGTACTGCTATTACTGTTCAGAATGATATTGATTTTAAAGAATGTATATGGACAGAACCTAAAGTGATTCTTTCGCAAATTGAAACTTTATTTGAACGTTTTAAAATTGATATCGTTAAAATAGGAATCATCCAATCTTGGCAAACATTGCTCGATATTTTATTACAACTGAAACACTTAAATCCTGAAATAAAAATTGTTTTAGATCCAATCATCAAAGCCACTACTGGTTTTGATTTTCATACAGACGAAAATCAAGATTTGTTGAATAAAATTTGGGAACAATGTTATATCATCACCCCAAATTATAATGAAATTCAGTTACTGTACCCAGAAAAAGACATAGAAGAAACTACAGAACATATTGCCAGCAAAACCAACATTTATTTAAAAGGTGGACACAGAAAAGACAAAAAAGGTTGGGATGAATTGTATCATAGCGGAATTGTAATGGTAAACATTCCTCCAAACGCCACTAAAGTTTCAGAAAAACACGGAAGCGGTTGTGTATTATCATCTGCCTTAGCTTGTAGTATTGGCTTAGAACAAGAGTTGGAAGATGCCTGTAAAGCTGCAAAACATTACACAGAGAGGTTTTTAAATTCTAATGATTCTTTGTTGGGAACGCATAAAAGAATGGAGAATACAGAAGTTAGTAACTAG
- a CDS encoding four helix bundle protein, with amino-acid sequence MKKNTFEDLIMWQKAHQFVLLVYSITMSFPKEETYGLTSQFRRAATSIAANIAEGYKKKGLKDKVRFFNISHGSLEECRYYIILSKDLGYINDTEKLNNLINETGKLINAYSKSVLNSNS; translated from the coding sequence ATGAAAAAAAACACTTTTGAAGATTTAATCATGTGGCAAAAAGCTCATCAATTTGTGCTTTTGGTATATTCTATAACAATGTCTTTTCCAAAAGAAGAAACTTATGGATTGACTTCTCAATTTAGAAGAGCTGCTACATCAATTGCTGCAAATATAGCCGAAGGATATAAAAAGAAAGGATTAAAAGATAAAGTGAGATTCTTTAATATTTCACATGGCTCATTAGAAGAGTGTAGGTATTACATAATACTTTCAAAAGATTTGGGTTACATAAATGACACTGAAAAATTAAACAATCTGATCAATGAAACTGGGAAACTAATTAATGCCTACTCAAAGTCTGTTCTAAATTCTAACTCCTAA
- the thiE gene encoding thiamine phosphate synthase — protein MTINKLHYISQGATPKEHLENIQKACASGVELVQLRLKNLSDKKILKTALEAREITNHFQTRLIINDHYKIAKEVKADGVHLGKTDTCPTIARKELATWQIIGGTANTLEDCKNLLNKNVDYIGLGPFRFTTTKDNLSPVLGLNGYSLILEELKTETPIIAIGGITTNDVADILKTGVSGIAISGEITKDFNKIRTFHQLLQVGSSHEQKYDISDL, from the coding sequence ATGACCATCAACAAATTACATTATATATCACAAGGAGCTACACCAAAAGAGCATTTAGAAAACATCCAAAAAGCTTGTGCTTCAGGTGTTGAATTGGTACAACTTCGTTTGAAAAATTTATCCGATAAAAAGATATTAAAAACAGCTTTAGAAGCTAGAGAAATCACCAATCATTTTCAGACAAGATTAATCATCAACGATCATTATAAAATTGCCAAAGAGGTAAAAGCAGATGGAGTTCATTTGGGAAAAACAGATACTTGTCCAACCATTGCTAGAAAAGAACTGGCTACTTGGCAAATTATTGGAGGTACGGCAAACACACTTGAAGACTGTAAAAATTTGTTAAATAAAAATGTGGATTATATTGGTTTAGGACCGTTTAGATTTACCACAACCAAGGACAATTTAAGTCCTGTTTTAGGTTTAAATGGCTACTCTTTAATTTTAGAAGAATTAAAAACAGAAACCCCAATTATTGCTATTGGTGGAATTACAACCAACGATGTTGCTGACATTCTAAAAACTGGCGTTTCAGGAATTGCCATCTCAGGAGAAATTACCAAAGATTTTAACAAAATAAGAACCTTTCATCAGCTTTTACAAGTAGGAAGTTCTCATGAACAGAAATATGACATTAGTGATCTATAG
- a CDS encoding DUF1801 domain-containing protein has translation MANKTQPTNASVTDFINLVDKEQKRKDCFEILNMMEALTGEKPVMWGDSIVGFGQYRYKTKSGCEDNWFTCGFSPRKANISLYLMGCDIQKSQDLLDQLGKHKTGVGCLYINKLADVNTQVLKEIIKRTIEISR, from the coding sequence ATGGCCAACAAAACCCAACCAACCAACGCAAGTGTTACAGACTTTATCAACCTGGTTGACAAAGAACAAAAACGAAAAGATTGTTTTGAAATCCTAAATATGATGGAAGCGCTAACAGGAGAAAAACCTGTGATGTGGGGAGATAGTATTGTGGGGTTTGGCCAATACAGATACAAAACAAAATCGGGTTGTGAAGACAATTGGTTTACCTGTGGATTCTCGCCTAGAAAAGCAAATATATCCTTATATCTAATGGGTTGCGACATCCAAAAAAGTCAAGATTTATTAGACCAATTAGGAAAACACAAAACCGGTGTAGGCTGCTTATACATTAACAAGTTAGCAGATGTAAACACCCAAGTTTTAAAAGAAATAATTAAGAGAACAATAGAAATTAGTAGATAA
- a CDS encoding thiazole synthase yields MDTLKIADKEFTSRLFTGTGKFSSNDLMAKAILASESELVTVALKRVDIDNEQDKMLQSINQPHVNLLPNTSGVRDAKEAVFAAQLAREALETNWIKLEIHPDPKYLLPDPIETLKAAEELVKLGFVVMPYIHADPVLCKRLEEVGAQCVMPLGAPIGTNKGLKTSDFLEIIIEQSNVPVIVDAGIGSPSHAAYAMELGADAVLVNTAIAVSQNPVEMAKAFKMAVEAGRMAYNAKLASIKKHAEASSPLTSFLN; encoded by the coding sequence ATGGACACATTAAAAATAGCCGATAAAGAATTTACATCAAGATTGTTTACAGGAACAGGAAAATTTAGTTCTAATGATTTAATGGCAAAAGCTATTTTAGCATCAGAGAGTGAATTGGTAACCGTGGCCTTAAAACGAGTTGATATTGACAATGAGCAAGACAAAATGCTACAAAGCATTAACCAACCTCATGTAAATTTATTACCCAATACATCTGGAGTAAGAGATGCAAAAGAAGCTGTTTTTGCAGCGCAATTAGCAAGAGAAGCTTTGGAAACCAATTGGATTAAATTAGAAATTCACCCAGATCCTAAGTATTTATTACCTGATCCTATTGAAACGCTAAAAGCTGCCGAGGAATTGGTAAAACTAGGTTTTGTTGTGATGCCATATATTCACGCGGATCCAGTTTTATGCAAACGATTAGAAGAAGTAGGAGCACAATGCGTAATGCCTTTAGGAGCTCCTATAGGAACTAATAAAGGATTAAAAACAAGTGACTTTTTAGAAATTATTATAGAACAAAGCAATGTTCCTGTAATTGTAGATGCTGGAATTGGAAGTCCGTCACATGCTGCTTATGCAATGGAATTAGGTGCCGATGCTGTTTTGGTAAACACTGCCATTGCGGTTTCTCAAAACCCGGTAGAAATGGCCAAAGCATTTAAAATGGCGGTAGAAGCAGGTAGAATGGCTTACAATGCAAAATTAGCGAGTATTAAAAAACATGCGGAAGCTAGTAGTCCGTTAACTAGTTTTTTGAACTAG
- the thiH gene encoding 2-iminoacetate synthase ThiH produces MNKTFQTLFDTYNWDETLASINSKTAHDVEYALSKTKRDLEDFKALVSPAAAPYLEQMAHMSKMTTKKRFGNTIQMYVPMYLSNECQNICTYCGFSMTNKIPRRTLTDEEILKEVAFLKAKGYDHILLVTGEANKTVGVPYIKHAMELIKDQFSNITIEVQPLDQHEYEELIEANLYAVLVYQETYHRDEYKKHHPKGKKSNFDYRLDTADRLGKAGVHKIGIGALFGLEDWRADSFFTALHLKYLQKTYWKTKYSISFPRLRPHSGGLEPKVEMTDRDLVQTICAFRLLDEDVELSMSTRESEVFRNNIVHLGITSLSAESKTNPGGYTVDPQTLEQFEISDERSTELIAEMLKESGLEPVWKDWETFN; encoded by the coding sequence ATGAACAAAACATTTCAAACCTTATTCGACACCTACAATTGGGATGAAACTTTAGCGAGTATCAACTCAAAAACAGCACATGATGTTGAGTATGCTCTTTCTAAAACCAAACGAGATTTAGAGGATTTTAAAGCTTTGGTATCTCCTGCTGCAGCTCCCTATTTAGAACAAATGGCTCATATGAGTAAGATGACTACAAAAAAACGTTTTGGAAACACCATTCAAATGTACGTTCCCATGTATTTATCTAACGAGTGTCAAAATATTTGTACTTATTGCGGATTTAGCATGACTAATAAAATTCCTCGAAGGACTTTAACTGATGAAGAAATTTTAAAGGAAGTTGCTTTTTTAAAAGCCAAAGGATACGATCATATTTTGTTGGTAACAGGTGAAGCCAATAAAACCGTTGGAGTTCCATACATTAAACATGCCATGGAATTAATTAAAGATCAGTTTTCTAACATTACCATAGAAGTACAACCTTTAGACCAACATGAATATGAGGAATTGATTGAAGCCAATTTATATGCAGTATTAGTCTATCAAGAAACATATCATAGAGATGAGTATAAAAAACACCATCCTAAAGGGAAAAAATCTAATTTTGATTACCGTTTAGATACCGCTGATAGATTGGGTAAAGCTGGTGTTCATAAAATTGGAATTGGTGCTTTATTTGGCTTAGAAGATTGGAGAGCAGATAGTTTTTTTACAGCTTTACATCTTAAATATTTACAAAAGACCTATTGGAAAACAAAATACTCTATTTCTTTCCCAAGATTACGTCCACACAGCGGAGGTTTAGAACCAAAAGTAGAAATGACCGATAGAGATTTGGTACAAACCATTTGTGCTTTTAGATTGTTAGATGAAGATGTGGAACTGTCTATGAGTACCAGAGAAAGTGAGGTATTTAGAAATAACATTGTACATTTGGGTATTACCTCTTTAAGTGCAGAATCTAAAACAAACCCGGGTGGTTACACAGTAGACCCACAAACCTTAGAGCAATTTGAAATTTCTGATGAACGCTCAACAGAACTCATTGCAGAAATGTTAAAAGAAAGCGGATTAGAACCTGTATGGAAAGATTGGGAAACTTTTAATTAG
- the moeB gene encoding molybdopterin-synthase adenylyltransferase MoeB has protein sequence MKLNNNEKTLYSRHLLLNEIGLEGQEKIKAAKVLVIGAGGLGCPIIQYLTAAGVGTIGIVDGDTVDVTNLQRQILFTVDDIGKSKARAVANRMKQLNPYVKFNIIHEFLNKDNALALFNQYDIVVDGSDNFQTRYLCNDAAILTNKPLVFGSIFKFEGQVSVFNYNNGPTYRCLYPTPPKAGSVPSCSEIGVLGVLPGIIGSYQANEVIKIICGIGEILSGKLLTINTLNNQHFVLGFEKNNNLNITELIDYDFFCGVEEFEHEIEFSELTSTHELIDIRTSLERDIQNIGGTHIPEEKIRNNPNLLNLDKKIVLYCETGTRSNQLIKDLNLKVYSLKGGIKKASLK, from the coding sequence GTGAAACTAAACAACAACGAAAAAACACTATACAGCCGTCATTTATTATTAAATGAAATTGGACTAGAAGGACAAGAAAAAATAAAAGCAGCCAAAGTTTTAGTGATTGGAGCTGGAGGATTAGGCTGTCCTATTATTCAGTATTTAACCGCTGCTGGAGTAGGAACTATTGGTATTGTTGATGGTGATACTGTTGATGTAACCAATTTACAACGTCAAATTTTGTTTACGGTTGATGATATTGGAAAATCTAAAGCTAGAGCTGTAGCAAACCGAATGAAACAATTAAATCCGTATGTAAAATTTAATATTATTCATGAGTTTTTAAACAAAGACAATGCACTGGCTCTTTTTAATCAATACGATATAGTTGTTGATGGTTCTGACAACTTCCAAACCAGATATTTATGTAATGATGCTGCTATACTAACAAACAAACCTTTAGTCTTTGGATCTATTTTTAAGTTTGAAGGACAAGTTTCTGTTTTTAACTACAACAATGGACCAACTTACCGATGTTTATACCCTACTCCACCAAAAGCTGGCTCTGTACCATCTTGTTCAGAAATTGGAGTTTTGGGAGTTTTACCAGGAATTATAGGAAGTTACCAAGCCAATGAAGTCATTAAAATTATTTGTGGAATTGGAGAAATTTTATCTGGAAAACTATTGACGATTAACACTCTTAATAATCAACATTTTGTTTTAGGGTTTGAGAAAAACAACAACCTAAACATTACTGAATTGATAGACTATGATTTCTTTTGTGGTGTTGAAGAATTTGAACATGAAATTGAATTTTCAGAACTTACCTCAACACATGAATTAATAGATATTAGAACAAGTTTAGAAAGAGATATTCAGAACATTGGTGGAACTCATATACCTGAAGAAAAGATTAGAAACAATCCTAACTTATTAAACTTAGACAAAAAAATAGTGTTGTATTGTGAAACTGGAACTAGGAGTAATCAACTCATAAAAGATTTAAATCTAAAAGTATACTCTTTAAAAGGAGGCATAAAAAAAGCATCACTTAAGTGA
- the gatB/aspS gene encoding bifunctional amidotransferase subunit GatB/aspartate--tRNA ligase AspS: MELERLNSLIEENGIELVIGLETHVRLNTQSKLFCGCANEESEQANVNICPVCTGQMGVLPAINKEAVTKAIYFGKAINSTFSNEITSWDRKHYEYPDNPKNIQITQFHNPIIPDGEVACYRNDGSQFTVQIEQVHVEEDAAKLVHEKTISLVDFNKAGVPLIEIVTKPCIRNIEDASTYAQYVQRIVQNLGVSEANLEKGQFKSDVSVSLRLKGTDVLNPRTEIKNLNSFKFMVEALKEEIEKQLNYFLENKEFRPDQTTVLWDEALKQTKVMRKKEYDADYRYISEPDLPFVAIKSVVEGITVDPKVLPYYVESKLIEGKVKPQDAKFFTADALRSKTVMSLIDAIGDVAFVAKTLTNNLKAEDYDKIKNVDDLASIFKSFKNGDVTNVLVQKAIESLLADASFDYKKYFADNTISTEQIQEAVNAAIEENEAVANDIKAGNKGKAGVLVGKVIAKIGKGAPGNVVREMILETLSGSTKSQVQSAKISETTEELKTKDSVLSTSEALPEIPLVIKEEYRTHVITQISEDTINQSVSLAGWVNSVRDHGELIFIDLRDSSYEIIQVRLSRESFPNLSELVKLKPESVITVTGKIVQRNEDDYNAGLKTGKIELEASELETLNLSRTLPFEIKKAMRTNEATRFKYKFLDHRNQEVRKAVINRHKVIKLLRDMLDEQEFLEVETPILTAGTDEGAREFIVPSRKEPGAFYTLPQAPQQFKQMLMVGGFEKYFQIARCFRDEDSRGDRQPEFTQLDIEMAYASMQQIIDLNTNMFNTIVKKIYGNKWILHPFEVITYKDAMDKYGCDRPDLRFGLQMQDITEIVKGTTFQVFSKPIDEGGIVKCIKVSAEEQGGKRMSKGQIEKLTATAQQHGLGGLAYIIVNENDLQSPIIKFLGEEIAQNIIDVTEAKVGDIVYFSAADYATANKALDAVRQELGAMLKLINPKELRPAWVVDFPMFEKTDEGRWTFTHNPFSMPAIYDLDKHMNGKEDEIGTIIAQQYDLILNGYEIGGGSVRAHKPEILEATYKNMGYNKEEMLKSVGTMYEAFHYGAPPHGGIAWGVDRLMMILEKKASIREVMAFPKTGSSEDLLFGSPSPLSTKKVEEMNVRVIAKSK; this comes from the coding sequence ATGGAATTAGAAAGATTAAATTCTCTAATAGAAGAAAACGGAATAGAATTAGTAATTGGTTTAGAAACACACGTACGTTTAAACACACAATCAAAATTGTTTTGTGGTTGTGCAAACGAAGAAAGTGAGCAAGCAAACGTAAATATTTGTCCTGTATGTACAGGTCAAATGGGAGTGTTACCAGCCATCAACAAAGAAGCTGTTACTAAGGCTATATATTTTGGTAAAGCGATTAATTCTACATTTTCTAACGAAATAACTTCTTGGGATCGTAAACATTACGAATATCCTGATAACCCAAAAAACATTCAGATTACACAGTTTCACAATCCAATCATTCCAGATGGAGAAGTAGCTTGTTATCGTAATGATGGTTCTCAGTTTACGGTACAAATTGAGCAAGTGCATGTAGAAGAAGATGCTGCTAAATTGGTACACGAGAAAACTATTTCTTTGGTAGATTTTAACAAAGCGGGAGTTCCGTTAATTGAAATTGTAACCAAGCCATGTATCAGAAATATAGAAGATGCTTCTACTTATGCACAATATGTTCAACGTATTGTTCAAAATTTAGGAGTTTCAGAAGCGAACTTAGAAAAAGGACAATTTAAATCAGATGTTTCTGTATCGTTAAGATTAAAAGGAACAGATGTGTTAAACCCTCGTACCGAAATCAAAAACTTAAACTCATTTAAGTTTATGGTAGAGGCTTTAAAAGAAGAAATAGAAAAACAATTAAATTACTTTTTAGAAAATAAAGAATTTAGACCAGATCAAACTACGGTTTTATGGGATGAAGCTTTAAAGCAAACTAAGGTAATGCGTAAGAAAGAATACGATGCTGATTATCGTTATATTTCTGAACCAGATTTGCCTTTTGTAGCTATTAAGAGTGTAGTAGAAGGAATTACTGTAGACCCAAAAGTATTGCCTTATTATGTAGAATCTAAGTTGATTGAAGGAAAAGTAAAACCTCAAGATGCTAAGTTTTTTACCGCAGATGCTTTACGTTCTAAAACAGTAATGTCTTTAATTGATGCGATTGGTGATGTTGCTTTTGTAGCAAAAACATTAACAAACAATCTTAAGGCAGAAGATTATGATAAGATTAAAAATGTTGATGATTTAGCTTCAATATTTAAATCTTTTAAAAATGGAGATGTAACCAATGTATTGGTGCAAAAAGCTATAGAATCTTTATTAGCAGACGCTAGTTTTGATTACAAAAAATACTTTGCAGACAATACTATTTCTACAGAACAAATTCAAGAAGCAGTAAATGCTGCTATTGAAGAAAATGAAGCTGTAGCAAATGACATTAAAGCAGGAAACAAAGGTAAAGCTGGAGTTTTAGTTGGTAAAGTTATTGCTAAAATAGGTAAAGGAGCTCCAGGAAATGTAGTCCGTGAAATGATTTTGGAAACCCTGTCGGGTAGTACAAAGTCTCAAGTGCAAAGTGCAAAGATTAGTGAAACTACAGAAGAACTTAAGACTAAGGACTCAGTACTAAGTACTAGCGAAGCGTTACCTGAAATTCCTTTAGTAATAAAAGAAGAGTACAGAACGCATGTTATTACTCAAATTTCCGAAGACACAATTAATCAATCGGTTTCATTAGCAGGATGGGTAAATTCAGTTCGTGATCATGGAGAGTTGATTTTTATTGATTTACGTGATTCTTCATACGAAATCATTCAAGTTCGTTTAAGTAGAGAGTCTTTCCCTAATTTAAGTGAATTGGTTAAGTTAAAGCCAGAATCGGTTATTACTGTTACAGGAAAAATAGTACAACGTAATGAAGATGATTATAATGCTGGTTTAAAAACAGGTAAAATTGAGTTAGAAGCTTCTGAATTAGAAACTTTAAACTTATCTAGAACTTTACCTTTTGAAATTAAAAAGGCGATGAGAACTAACGAGGCAACTCGTTTTAAATATAAATTCTTAGATCACAGAAATCAAGAAGTTCGTAAAGCGGTCATCAACCGTCATAAAGTAATTAAATTACTTCGTGATATGTTAGATGAGCAAGAGTTTTTAGAGGTAGAAACACCTATTTTAACTGCTGGTACAGATGAAGGAGCAAGAGAATTTATTGTGCCTTCTCGTAAAGAACCAGGAGCGTTTTATACTTTGCCACAGGCTCCTCAACAATTTAAGCAAATGTTGATGGTAGGTGGTTTTGAAAAATATTTCCAAATAGCTCGTTGTTTCCGTGATGAGGATTCTCGTGGAGATCGTCAACCAGAATTTACACAATTGGATATTGAAATGGCTTATGCATCTATGCAGCAAATCATTGATTTAAATACCAATATGTTCAATACTATTGTAAAGAAAATCTATGGAAACAAATGGATTTTACATCCTTTTGAAGTGATTACTTACAAAGATGCTATGGACAAGTATGGTTGTGATAGACCAGATTTACGTTTTGGATTGCAAATGCAAGATATTACAGAAATTGTAAAAGGAACTACTTTCCAGGTATTCTCTAAACCAATTGATGAAGGTGGAATTGTAAAATGTATCAAGGTTTCTGCAGAAGAGCAAGGAGGAAAACGTATGTCTAAAGGGCAAATAGAAAAATTAACTGCTACTGCTCAGCAACATGGTTTAGGAGGATTGGCTTATATTATTGTAAATGAAAACGATTTGCAATCTCCAATTATCAAGTTCTTAGGAGAAGAAATTGCTCAAAATATTATTGATGTTACAGAAGCTAAAGTTGGAGATATAGTTTATTTCTCAGCTGCGGATTATGCTACAGCTAACAAAGCTTTAGATGCAGTTCGTCAAGAATTAGGTGCAATGTTAAAATTAATCAATCCTAAAGAATTAAGACCAGCGTGGGTAGTTGATTTCCCTATGTTTGAGAAAACAGATGAAGGACGTTGGACATTTACCCATAACCCATTCTCTATGCCAGCCATCTATGATTTAGATAAACATATGAATGGTAAAGAAGATGAAATTGGTACTATTATTGCACAGCAATATGATTTAATCTTAAATGGTTATGAAATAGGTGGAGGATCTGTTCGTGCTCATAAACCAGAAATTTTAGAGGCAACCTATAAGAATATGGGTTACAATAAAGAGGAAATGTTAAAGAGTGTAGGAACGATGTATGAAGCTTTCCACTATGGTGCGCCACCACATGGAGGAATTGCGTGGGGTGTAGATAGATTGATGATGATATTAGAGAAAAAAGCATCTATTAGAGAGGTGATGGCTTTCCCTAAAACAGGAAGTTCTGAAGATTTATTGTTTGGATCTCCTTCTCCATTATCTACTAAAAAAGTAGAAGAAATGAATGTTAGAGTGATTGCTAAAAGTAAATAA